In the Maribacter sp. MJ134 genome, one interval contains:
- a CDS encoding sulfatase-like hydrolase/transferase, translating into MKMRLLALAFLCFSSSLIRAQKKTQETKKPNIIFILTDDQRFDAIGYAGNKLITTPEMDKLAKEGTYFKNAMVTTPICAASRASILTGLYERTHNFNFQTGNIRESYMADSYPRILKENGYKTGFFGKYGVRYNDLDKQFDEYESYDRNNGYKDRRGYYYKTLGKDTVHLTRYTGQKALDFITNADGDEPFCLSLSFSAPHAHDPAEDQYFWQQESDALLQNMSMPGPALGEDKYFEAQPKIVRDGFNRLRWTWRYDTPEKYQHSVKGYYRMLSGIDREIAKIRATLEKKGLADNTVIILMGDNGYFLGERQLAGKWLLYDNSVRVPLIVFDPRQKKQKDSDVLALNVDVPATILDLANIPAPEGWHGKSLMPIANNRTKNFERDTVLIEHIWDFENIPPSEGVRTKDWKYFRYVNDKTIEELYDLSKDPQEINNLAKDPAYANKMEAFRKTTDGLIAKNSDTYRAAPTDLTVELIRSPETEVEIYDLQPEFGWTVPLGAKFQSGYQILLASSKASIDANNGDVWDSQRVGSNASTNVEYTGTPLEVGKTYYWKVRIWDQDNRLVDYSETQQFTTGKSDSYIISTENKFITTKVKPKVFEKRGDFYFIDFGKAAFATMNFSYEAKTPHTLTIRVGEMVNDKGNVNRTPPAKSNIRYQELKVDVKPGQTQYQIEVQKNERNTRPNQAVPLPDGFPPLVPFRYAEVEGAQEPISAEDFEQLAFHTYWDEEASDFASNNDILNQVWDLCKYSIKATTFNGLYVDGDRERIPYEADAYLNQLSHYTTDREFAMARRTIEYFMKNPTWPTEWQQHVALLIHADFMYTGNTEVIERYYEPLKHKTLFELSNEDGLITSTKVDAEFMRKLGFPDGYKKPLTDIVDWPPANFNRSTTPGERDGFVFKPYSTVINSFFYENMKIMAQFAKILGKTQDVLDFELRAAKAKKAVNEQMFDKERGIYVDGIGTDHASLHANMMPLAFGLVPEEHYESVVNFVKSRGMACSVYGSQFLMDGLYNAGEEDYALDLLVDTSDRSWYNMIRIGSTITLEAWDNKYKNNLDWNHAWGAVPANVIPRGLWGIKPKTPGFGIATIKPQMSKLKSSSIEVPTVRGTIKGTFTHNGPRLQTYEIEIPGNMVAEFSLNNLDGKDFIHNGEKVPSAFEYIRLDPGKHTIQLKINSF; encoded by the coding sequence ATGAAAATGAGACTTTTAGCCCTAGCTTTCCTTTGTTTTTCCAGCAGTTTAATACGAGCGCAGAAAAAGACCCAGGAAACAAAAAAACCTAATATCATTTTTATTCTTACCGATGACCAACGCTTTGATGCGATAGGATATGCGGGGAACAAATTGATTACGACCCCTGAAATGGACAAACTGGCCAAAGAGGGCACCTATTTTAAAAACGCCATGGTCACCACACCAATTTGTGCAGCAAGTAGGGCCAGTATACTTACCGGACTCTACGAACGAACCCACAATTTCAACTTTCAAACAGGGAATATCCGGGAATCTTATATGGCGGATTCTTATCCAAGAATCTTAAAAGAAAATGGATATAAAACAGGTTTCTTCGGAAAATACGGAGTACGCTATAATGATTTGGACAAACAGTTTGATGAATACGAATCTTATGACCGTAATAACGGGTATAAGGACAGGCGTGGATATTATTATAAGACCTTGGGCAAGGACACCGTACACCTTACCCGCTACACTGGCCAAAAAGCATTGGATTTTATAACAAACGCCGATGGTGACGAACCCTTTTGTCTTTCCCTTAGCTTCAGCGCCCCACACGCGCATGACCCAGCGGAGGACCAATATTTCTGGCAGCAAGAGTCGGACGCCTTATTACAAAACATGAGCATGCCCGGACCAGCCCTGGGAGAGGACAAATATTTTGAGGCGCAACCAAAAATTGTACGCGATGGCTTTAATCGCTTACGCTGGACATGGCGCTACGATACACCCGAAAAATATCAGCATAGCGTAAAAGGCTACTACAGAATGCTCTCGGGAATAGACCGAGAAATTGCAAAAATCAGAGCAACACTTGAGAAAAAAGGATTGGCAGATAATACCGTTATCATCCTTATGGGAGATAACGGCTACTTTTTAGGTGAACGTCAACTGGCGGGCAAATGGTTGTTGTACGACAACTCCGTCCGTGTGCCACTAATCGTTTTTGACCCAAGACAAAAGAAACAAAAGGATAGCGATGTATTGGCATTGAACGTTGATGTGCCCGCCACTATTCTCGATTTAGCAAATATTCCAGCACCTGAGGGATGGCATGGAAAAAGTTTGATGCCCATAGCCAATAACAGAACAAAAAACTTTGAACGGGATACCGTTTTAATAGAGCATATTTGGGATTTTGAGAACATACCCCCAAGCGAAGGCGTGCGTACCAAAGACTGGAAATACTTTCGCTACGTAAACGACAAGACCATTGAGGAACTTTATGATTTAAGCAAAGACCCTCAGGAAATCAACAATCTTGCGAAAGACCCTGCATACGCAAACAAAATGGAGGCTTTTAGAAAGACTACCGATGGTTTAATCGCAAAAAATAGTGATACCTACCGAGCTGCTCCGACCGACCTTACCGTAGAATTGATACGCTCTCCAGAAACCGAAGTGGAAATCTACGACCTACAACCGGAGTTTGGTTGGACGGTTCCACTTGGAGCTAAATTTCAATCAGGATATCAGATTTTACTGGCCTCTAGTAAAGCCAGTATCGATGCCAATAACGGCGATGTTTGGGACAGTCAACGTGTGGGCTCAAACGCATCTACCAATGTGGAATATACCGGAACGCCGCTGGAAGTTGGAAAAACCTACTATTGGAAAGTCCGTATCTGGGACCAGGACAACCGATTGGTGGACTATTCCGAAACACAACAATTTACGACAGGCAAAAGCGATAGTTATATCATATCCACCGAAAACAAATTCATAACTACCAAAGTAAAACCAAAGGTATTTGAAAAACGGGGTGATTTCTATTTTATAGATTTTGGAAAAGCTGCTTTTGCGACAATGAATTTCTCTTACGAAGCCAAAACACCGCACACCTTAACCATAAGGGTTGGTGAAATGGTGAATGACAAGGGGAATGTAAATAGAACTCCTCCGGCAAAAAGTAATATTCGCTATCAAGAACTAAAGGTTGATGTAAAACCAGGGCAGACGCAATATCAAATAGAGGTACAGAAGAATGAACGCAATACCAGGCCCAATCAAGCCGTACCACTTCCAGATGGTTTTCCACCATTGGTGCCTTTTAGATATGCCGAAGTAGAAGGAGCGCAAGAACCAATCTCAGCTGAAGATTTTGAACAACTGGCCTTTCATACCTACTGGGATGAAGAGGCGAGTGATTTTGCAAGTAACAACGACATCCTGAACCAAGTTTGGGACTTATGCAAATATTCCATTAAGGCAACAACCTTTAATGGCTTATATGTAGATGGGGATAGGGAACGTATTCCTTATGAAGCGGATGCCTACCTGAACCAGTTAAGTCATTATACCACGGATAGGGAATTTGCCATGGCAAGACGTACTATAGAGTATTTCATGAAAAACCCAACCTGGCCAACAGAATGGCAGCAGCATGTTGCATTGTTAATACACGCAGATTTTATGTACACGGGCAATACCGAAGTCATAGAACGCTACTACGAGCCACTAAAACACAAGACACTTTTTGAACTATCCAATGAAGATGGCTTAATAACCTCAACTAAGGTAGATGCAGAATTTATGCGTAAACTAGGTTTTCCTGACGGATATAAAAAACCCTTGACTGATATTGTAGATTGGCCACCGGCGAATTTCAACCGCAGTACAACCCCTGGGGAACGAGACGGTTTTGTCTTTAAACCGTACAGCACCGTTATCAATTCTTTCTTCTATGAGAATATGAAGATTATGGCGCAATTTGCAAAAATACTGGGCAAAACTCAAGATGTATTGGATTTTGAGCTGCGGGCCGCGAAAGCCAAAAAAGCGGTAAACGAACAAATGTTCGATAAAGAAAGAGGTATTTATGTAGATGGTATAGGTACGGACCATGCTTCGTTACATGCCAATATGATGCCGTTGGCCTTTGGTTTGGTTCCTGAGGAGCATTATGAGTCTGTTGTAAACTTTGTGAAATCTCGTGGAATGGCCTGTAGTGTATACGGCTCTCAATTTTTGATGGACGGGCTATATAATGCAGGGGAAGAAGATTATGCCTTAGACCTCTTAGTGGATACCAGTGATAGAAGTTGGTACAATATGATACGTATAGGTTCTACCATCACTTTAGAAGCTTGGGACAATAAGTATAAGAACAATCTAGACTGGAACCATGCGTGGGGTGCCGTACCTGCAAATGTAATTCCAAGGGGACTATGGGGTATAAAACCAAAAACGCCCGGATTTGGAATTGCAACCATCAAACCACAAATGAGCAAGCTTAAATCCAGTAGTATTGAAGTGCCTACCGTAAGAGGGACTATAAAAGGAACCTTTACGCATAATGGACCTCGACTTCAGACGTATGAGATAGAAATACCCGGTAATATGGTCGCGGAGTTTTCTTTGAACAATCTAGACGGTAAGGACTTTATTCATAACGGCGAAAAAGTACCATCTGCTTTTGAATATATCAGGTTAGACCCGGGTAAACATACCATTCAATTAAAAATCAATTCATTTTAA
- a CDS encoding DUF5060 domain-containing protein has protein sequence MKSFKILLLNLVFIGAASFMVNCDKKTAPLIDGELKKWHRITLNFVGPQTDELSEVNPFLDYRLDVTFTNGDTSYVIPGFYAADGNAAETSATSGKIWQVRFTPDAVGEWSYTTSLKKGDEIAVADNATGAESGGFMDGQTGTFTITASDKSGRDNRAKGRLQYIGESYLQFEESKKYFIKLGVDAPENLLGYADFDAATNVLDFLKEWQPHAQDFTADAQAFVWKENKGKNLLGAINYLAAEELNVFSFLTFNVDGDDRNIFPYLLKKPVAEYETYASNKKNLEAWENFFHKTRLDVSKLDQWERIFEYAETLGMFLHFKTNETETDHLMDKGVFGTEGKLYYRELIARFGHHLSMNWNLGEENDQPTEEVLKVANYIKKLDAYSNHLVMHTFPNKDDRYNDFIGDQSPLTGASLQLSDPEFKDVSPRVLKWREKSNATGRKWALSVDEPGKANIALLPDDEDPEHNLARGNALWGTLLAGGFGVEWYFGYASPNSDLTCEDFRSRDLFWDQNKHALHFFENYIPFWEMEPANELIATDSGYCFAKKGETYTIYLSMEKETTTLELGTSGDEFSIAWYDPRNGGDLQEGSIQSIKAKGIVTVGYPPSNKNKDWVILIKKK, from the coding sequence ATGAAATCATTTAAAATTTTACTTTTAAATCTTGTTTTCATCGGTGCTGCTTCGTTTATGGTCAATTGTGATAAGAAGACAGCTCCTTTAATTGACGGAGAGCTCAAAAAATGGCATCGCATCACCTTAAACTTTGTTGGGCCACAGACCGATGAACTTTCGGAGGTGAATCCCTTTTTAGACTATCGGCTTGATGTGACCTTTACAAACGGAGATACGAGCTATGTAATTCCCGGATTTTATGCCGCCGATGGAAATGCTGCGGAAACCAGTGCTACCAGCGGTAAGATATGGCAGGTACGTTTTACTCCTGATGCCGTTGGCGAATGGTCGTACACAACATCCTTAAAAAAAGGGGACGAAATTGCGGTTGCCGATAACGCAACAGGTGCCGAATCTGGCGGATTTATGGACGGACAAACCGGAACTTTTACCATTACAGCATCGGATAAATCGGGACGGGACAATAGAGCAAAAGGACGCCTACAATACATTGGGGAATCCTACTTGCAGTTTGAGGAAAGTAAAAAGTATTTCATTAAACTTGGGGTAGATGCACCAGAAAATTTATTGGGTTATGCTGATTTTGATGCAGCGACCAATGTCCTCGATTTTTTAAAGGAATGGCAACCCCATGCCCAAGATTTTACAGCAGATGCACAAGCCTTTGTATGGAAAGAAAACAAAGGAAAAAATCTTTTGGGTGCGATTAACTATCTAGCCGCTGAAGAACTGAACGTCTTTTCTTTTTTGACTTTTAACGTGGATGGTGATGACCGTAATATTTTTCCTTACCTCCTGAAAAAACCGGTAGCGGAATACGAAACCTACGCCAGCAATAAAAAGAATTTGGAGGCATGGGAAAACTTCTTCCATAAAACCAGATTGGATGTTTCCAAGTTGGACCAATGGGAACGTATTTTTGAATATGCTGAGACCTTGGGTATGTTCCTTCATTTTAAGACCAATGAAACGGAGACCGACCATCTCATGGACAAAGGTGTTTTTGGAACAGAAGGAAAATTATACTACAGAGAATTGATAGCCCGTTTTGGCCACCATCTCTCCATGAACTGGAATCTAGGGGAAGAGAACGACCAACCTACCGAGGAGGTATTAAAAGTCGCCAACTACATTAAAAAATTAGATGCTTACAGCAATCACTTGGTCATGCATACCTTTCCCAACAAGGACGACCGATACAATGATTTTATCGGCGACCAATCTCCCTTGACAGGGGCATCCTTACAGTTGAGCGACCCTGAATTTAAGGACGTAAGTCCTAGGGTTCTTAAATGGCGTGAAAAATCAAATGCAACTGGTAGAAAGTGGGCCTTATCCGTAGACGAACCCGGCAAGGCCAATATTGCCCTGTTACCTGACGATGAAGACCCAGAACATAATTTAGCGCGGGGAAACGCCCTTTGGGGAACCCTGCTCGCAGGTGGTTTTGGCGTAGAATGGTACTTTGGCTATGCTAGCCCCAACTCCGACCTTACCTGTGAAGATTTTAGAAGTCGGGATTTGTTCTGGGACCAAAATAAACATGCCCTACATTTCTTTGAAAACTATATTCCTTTTTGGGAAATGGAACCGGCCAACGAACTCATCGCTACAGATAGCGGTTACTGTTTTGCCAAAAAAGGAGAAACCTATACCATTTATCTGTCTATGGAAAAAGAAACGACAACCCTAGAACTGGGCACCTCGGGTGACGAATTTTCCATCGCTTGGTACGACCCAAGAAATGGCGGCGATTTGCAAGAGGGTTCTATACAAAGCATAAAAGCAAAAGGAATAGTTACTGTAGGATATCCCCCATCCAACAAAAATAAGGATTGGGTCATCCTGATAAAGAAAAAATAA
- a CDS encoding heparinase II/III family protein, which yields MIKRTVFTFIIVLLLALNGTAQERERPFIWVTTSERNTILQKIEDNTWAAKYYDGLKKKVDQQISEHQNDPQAFLRGMPLDWEKEINGNIPPLTYTTTGKKGKHENLDNASDEEMANFNMLSDYLQTAIDCGVLYYLTQEEAYAQCATDILHTAINGLIQLKPSDWKPRGGWLCPDDILRESRVIGEKYPIAYDFVAPFLNKGGMAYDIGKKKKVDFPMEKAQTVFRTYAQLVIDNGMVNSNHPVLESNCLVYNTLALNDLKKRNSFLEYYLTKNTSNQDALAKVAEFYKNEGDIWPESSQYTNDVAERSTKLMFLLTKYDPNLKLGRTYPNIPWAIQRLDYLVNPNGELLLWGDGHRKYKTPYEAFELAYNLGKLDSVPGLEKQFSTLLGAAMSEGKYHREGLEALLWFHQDFEKNDIEINLPRTDEQPHAGIFLQRNLSSTNNPDDGLMCFVGGASMVHGHASGMYMELYGEGVVLGVDNGRGKYAQDIHENYSRIFAAHNTVIVNGASQGEGEWVNLGMETVTLASMEPMPTQEAVSPNYSFTTTNFYDGGGDKAEAEQQRTMALVRTSPTTGYYLDIFRSKSALPNEFHDYLYHNLGESLNFLNEDLILKPEPQRYMANANGEWKRNRIFRNPGWHFFEDVMTSKPYNKDIQVLFKSEGFQGKKRYMKMFMPGFAGRTYTKVKAPKTFEAPAPYDEMPTPTLVVRQNGEAYTKPFVAVYEPFATSETNGSVIAVEKLEQNGILKGVKVTSSVDEEQLVQYIITSTENGFLSLPEKDMSFQGHFAIITYDTDDKLKDIYIGNGERLEVDQHIIKTMNTDSRAGYINFSADTPSIRGNISLMPKE from the coding sequence ATGATAAAAAGAACAGTTTTTACCTTTATAATCGTTCTCCTGCTAGCACTTAACGGTACCGCCCAAGAACGCGAACGCCCGTTTATATGGGTAACTACCTCAGAACGAAATACTATTCTACAAAAAATTGAGGATAACACTTGGGCAGCGAAGTATTACGATGGATTAAAGAAAAAAGTTGACCAACAGATAAGCGAACATCAAAATGACCCTCAGGCTTTTTTGAGAGGAATGCCGTTGGATTGGGAGAAAGAAATAAATGGCAATATCCCACCTCTAACCTACACCACTACGGGCAAAAAAGGGAAACACGAAAATTTAGACAATGCCAGTGATGAAGAAATGGCCAACTTTAATATGTTGTCGGATTATCTCCAAACCGCTATTGATTGTGGCGTACTCTACTACCTAACTCAAGAAGAAGCCTATGCACAATGTGCTACGGATATTCTTCACACCGCAATAAACGGACTCATACAATTGAAACCGTCCGACTGGAAACCGAGAGGAGGCTGGTTATGTCCGGATGATATTCTTAGGGAATCCAGGGTCATCGGGGAAAAATATCCTATTGCATATGATTTTGTAGCACCCTTTCTTAACAAAGGGGGCATGGCTTACGATATCGGAAAGAAAAAGAAAGTTGATTTCCCCATGGAAAAAGCCCAAACAGTATTTAGAACCTACGCTCAACTCGTGATAGATAACGGAATGGTCAATTCCAATCACCCCGTATTAGAATCCAATTGTTTGGTGTACAATACGTTGGCTTTGAATGATTTGAAAAAACGAAATAGCTTTTTGGAATATTACTTGACAAAAAACACATCCAATCAGGATGCGCTCGCTAAAGTGGCTGAATTTTATAAGAACGAAGGTGATATTTGGCCAGAATCTTCGCAATACACCAATGATGTTGCTGAGCGTTCTACGAAATTGATGTTTCTTTTGACAAAGTATGACCCAAACTTAAAATTGGGTAGAACTTATCCTAATATTCCGTGGGCCATACAAAGACTAGATTATTTGGTGAATCCCAATGGAGAATTGTTGTTATGGGGTGATGGCCACCGCAAATACAAAACGCCCTATGAGGCATTTGAACTGGCATACAATCTTGGTAAGTTAGATAGCGTGCCCGGGCTCGAAAAGCAATTTTCAACTTTACTGGGAGCGGCCATGAGCGAAGGAAAGTATCATCGTGAAGGTTTAGAGGCACTACTTTGGTTTCATCAAGATTTTGAAAAAAATGATATTGAAATTAACTTACCCAGAACGGACGAACAACCCCATGCCGGTATATTTCTGCAACGCAATTTAAGTAGTACAAATAATCCTGATGACGGGTTAATGTGCTTTGTTGGTGGAGCTTCCATGGTGCATGGCCATGCTTCTGGAATGTATATGGAACTATACGGGGAAGGTGTAGTACTGGGAGTGGACAATGGTCGTGGAAAGTACGCCCAAGACATTCATGAAAACTATTCGAGAATTTTTGCTGCGCACAATACCGTTATTGTAAACGGGGCTTCACAGGGCGAAGGTGAATGGGTAAACTTGGGAATGGAGACGGTAACTTTAGCATCTATGGAGCCCATGCCAACGCAAGAAGCCGTATCCCCTAACTATTCATTTACCACTACCAATTTTTATGATGGTGGCGGAGACAAAGCAGAGGCAGAACAACAAAGAACTATGGCTTTGGTTCGCACATCGCCAACAACCGGCTATTATTTGGATATTTTTCGTTCTAAATCGGCCCTGCCGAACGAATTTCATGATTACCTCTACCATAATCTAGGGGAATCACTCAATTTCTTAAATGAAGACCTCATCCTAAAACCCGAACCGCAACGGTACATGGCAAATGCCAATGGCGAATGGAAACGAAATCGCATTTTTAGAAATCCGGGATGGCACTTTTTTGAGGACGTAATGACTTCCAAACCCTATAACAAGGACATTCAAGTACTTTTTAAGTCGGAAGGTTTTCAGGGCAAAAAACGTTATATGAAAATGTTCATGCCCGGTTTTGCTGGTCGTACCTATACGAAGGTAAAAGCACCCAAAACATTCGAGGCACCTGCTCCCTACGATGAAATGCCTACACCCACCTTGGTCGTGCGACAAAACGGCGAGGCTTATACCAAACCCTTTGTTGCGGTATACGAACCCTTTGCGACCAGTGAAACTAATGGGTCGGTAATAGCCGTTGAGAAATTGGAACAGAACGGAATCCTTAAGGGTGTCAAAGTAACGAGCTCTGTTGATGAAGAGCAGCTTGTACAGTATATCATTACCAGTACGGAGAACGGTTTTCTTTCACTGCCAGAAAAAGACATGAGCTTTCAGGGCCACTTTGCCATTATTACCTACGATACGGATGACAAGCTAAAAGATATCTACATTGGGAACGGTGAACGCTTGGAAGTCGACCAACATATTATAAAAACCATGAATACAGATTCAAGAGCGGGTTACATTAATTTTTCAGCCGATACGCCCAGTATACGTGGAAACATAAGTTTGATGCCTAAAGAATAA
- a CDS encoding sulfatase has protein sequence MNLRKNATSFAAKITCGVLCSLLLLSCKSGQKQETKNQEKQKPNILFIAVDDLRPELNFYGAEHISSPNLDALAAESLVFDRAYCSVPTCGASRASILTGTRPTRYRFLTHDVKVDEEIPEAITLPELFKANGYTTISNGKVLHHKNDRKKAWDEIWRPEKGTVNYFTEENKNLIASPESRGNPFETSTVDENEYLDGKIAAKSIADLKKLKQDGKPFFLAMGFMKPHLPFNAPQKYWDKYPIENITLPESYVQPKTTPSKAFHKFGELRNYHSVPQKGPVTDEMAKKLIQGYFACVSFVDAQIGKVLQELEDSGMAENTIVVLWGDHGWNLGEHQLWCKHCTFETSLHSPLIIKVPGKTKGEHTANITEFIDVYPSLAELAGLDVPENQLEGESFVSLINGTPEKRQKDYAVSKFKDAVTLIQGDYFYTEWTDNEGIAYARMLFDHRTDPMELDNLAEKESHQTIVKEMAAALREKWGANFLVNTVAPANTH, from the coding sequence ATGAACTTAAGAAAAAATGCGACTTCGTTCGCTGCAAAAATCACCTGTGGTGTGCTTTGCTCATTGTTGTTACTTTCCTGCAAATCGGGACAAAAACAGGAAACCAAAAACCAAGAAAAGCAAAAACCCAATATCCTTTTTATCGCCGTGGATGATTTAAGACCTGAGCTTAATTTTTATGGCGCGGAACATATCAGCTCCCCAAATCTTGATGCGCTTGCAGCGGAGAGTTTGGTTTTTGACAGGGCCTATTGCAGTGTTCCAACCTGCGGTGCATCCAGAGCAAGTATTCTCACAGGAACTCGCCCTACGCGCTACCGTTTCTTGACCCACGACGTTAAAGTGGACGAAGAGATACCGGAGGCCATTACCCTACCCGAGCTTTTTAAAGCCAACGGATACACCACCATATCCAACGGAAAAGTGTTGCATCATAAGAACGATAGAAAAAAAGCATGGGACGAAATCTGGCGGCCTGAAAAAGGAACCGTAAATTATTTCACCGAAGAAAACAAAAATCTGATTGCATCACCTGAATCACGTGGTAATCCTTTTGAAACCTCCACGGTAGATGAAAATGAATATTTAGATGGTAAGATTGCCGCCAAGAGTATTGCCGACCTCAAAAAACTAAAGCAAGACGGTAAACCCTTTTTCTTGGCCATGGGTTTTATGAAACCCCACCTACCCTTTAATGCACCACAAAAATACTGGGACAAATACCCTATTGAAAACATTACCCTTCCTGAAAGTTATGTACAGCCCAAAACTACGCCGTCTAAGGCATTCCATAAGTTTGGGGAACTCCGCAACTACCACAGCGTTCCTCAAAAAGGGCCGGTTACGGATGAAATGGCAAAAAAGCTTATCCAAGGGTATTTTGCCTGTGTAAGCTTTGTTGATGCCCAAATTGGTAAGGTACTGCAAGAGTTGGAAGACTCGGGCATGGCAGAAAACACCATTGTTGTCTTATGGGGCGACCACGGTTGGAATTTAGGAGAACACCAACTATGGTGCAAGCATTGCACCTTTGAAACGTCCTTACATAGTCCGCTTATCATTAAGGTACCGGGCAAAACAAAAGGAGAGCACACGGCTAATATCACAGAGTTTATTGATGTGTATCCTAGTCTGGCAGAATTAGCAGGGTTAGATGTTCCTGAAAATCAATTGGAAGGAGAAAGTTTTGTGTCCCTCATTAACGGCACACCTGAAAAGCGACAAAAAGACTATGCCGTTTCTAAATTCAAAGATGCGGTTACGCTAATACAAGGGGACTATTTCTATACCGAATGGACAGACAACGAAGGAATCGCCTATGCCAGAATGTTGTTTGACCACCGTACCGACCCTATGGAACTGGACAACCTAGCGGAAAAAGAATCACACCAAACTATCGTTAAGGAAATGGCTGCTGCACTTCGTGAGAAATGGGGTGCTAATTTTTTGGTGAATACGGTTGCTCCTGCTAATACACACTAA
- a CDS encoding Gfo/Idh/MocA family protein encodes MTNRRSFIKKTALGSVGLAASSSMAMSAKSYNNIIGANDRLNVAIAGLGRRLGAFYAPIAHKKSNVRLVYLCDAKQSQMTKAAGNFEKHINYKPKLEQDIFKVMADDKVDVLINAMPDHWHTPGSIMAMKAGKHVYVEKPSSCTMEENEMIVDAAKQYGKVVQMGNQQRSSAHTIQIVKKIHEGAIGDAYKAVAFYSNGRGEVPHQKAAAVPEGLDWNLWQGPAVHREYTSETWDYNWHWYGWNYGTAEMGNNATHELDVARWALDVGFPQKVEVDATKRHFVDDGWEMYDTMMAKFTFDKNKQIEWDGKSRNAYNTYGSGRGVIVYGTEGTVFVNRGHYKLFDRKGKLIEEVSSGGEEGGVALGGGGDMSTIHVMNFFETIRGKEKAMAPIDDANISMAMVHYANVSSRINQNFEIDSKTGIMYNREAMQHWGKPYEESWKSKFMM; translated from the coding sequence ATGACAAATCGTAGAAGTTTTATAAAGAAAACAGCTTTGGGCAGTGTTGGCTTGGCGGCATCCTCCTCCATGGCCATGAGTGCCAAAAGCTATAACAATATTATCGGTGCTAATGACCGTTTGAACGTGGCCATAGCCGGACTAGGGCGTAGGCTAGGAGCCTTCTATGCGCCCATCGCCCATAAGAAAAGTAATGTTAGATTAGTGTATTTATGCGATGCCAAGCAGAGCCAAATGACCAAAGCGGCCGGTAACTTTGAAAAACATATCAACTATAAGCCAAAACTGGAGCAAGATATTTTTAAGGTGATGGCAGATGATAAGGTCGATGTACTCATTAACGCTATGCCCGACCATTGGCATACCCCGGGGTCCATTATGGCCATGAAAGCGGGCAAGCATGTATATGTAGAGAAGCCGAGTAGCTGTACCATGGAGGAGAACGAGATGATTGTAGACGCAGCCAAACAATACGGTAAAGTGGTGCAGATGGGGAATCAACAACGTTCCTCTGCACACACCATACAGATTGTAAAAAAGATTCATGAAGGCGCCATCGGCGATGCTTACAAAGCGGTTGCTTTTTACAGCAATGGACGTGGCGAGGTACCGCACCAAAAAGCAGCCGCCGTGCCGGAAGGTCTGGATTGGAACCTGTGGCAGGGACCAGCGGTGCACAGGGAGTATACTTCCGAAACCTGGGATTACAATTGGCATTGGTACGGATGGAATTATGGTACGGCAGAAATGGGCAACAATGCCACCCACGAATTGGACGTTGCTCGTTGGGCGCTTGATGTTGGTTTTCCCCAAAAAGTAGAGGTCGATGCTACCAAAAGACATTTTGTGGACGATGGCTGGGAAATGTACGATACCATGATGGCGAAATTTACTTTTGACAAAAACAAACAAATAGAATGGGACGGTAAAAGCAGGAATGCTTATAATACCTACGGAAGTGGTAGAGGAGTGATTGTTTACGGTACCGAGGGGACCGTTTTTGTGAATCGTGGCCATTATAAATTATTCGATAGAAAAGGGAAGTTGATTGAAGAAGTGTCCAGCGGAGGCGAAGAAGGCGGAGTTGCGCTCGGTGGCGGTGGTGATATGTCCACCATACATGTAATGAATTTCTTTGAGACCATTAGGGGCAAGGAAAAGGCAATGGCGCCTATAGACGATGCCAACATTTCAATGGCCATGGTACATTATGCGAACGTATCTTCACGCATCAACCAAAACTTTGAAATAGACAGTAAAACAGGAATCATGTACAATAGAGAGGCGATGCAACATTGGGGCAAGCCTTATGAAGAGTCTTGGAAGTCTAAGTTTATGATGTAA